The following coding sequences lie in one Cannabis sativa cultivar Pink pepper isolate KNU-18-1 chromosome 5, ASM2916894v1, whole genome shotgun sequence genomic window:
- the LOC133038407 gene encoding uncharacterized protein LOC133038407, with product MEEQQPNTNNTTTINWWKKFWSLSIPSKVQIIFLWRAIQDCLPVIDTLHTRHISDPALCSLYHREKETIIHAFFFCKRPRKFQKLSNFSIDNLLSSHISHKELLIHVSTIWSDLQMEQFACILWSLWTKRYMERHGTKPHPTKLLLFKTISYLNEFHSVRKPMDSKLTHQQAHSQSIQPTPKWLNLPLGRLKLNTDAAVNTAMQTFDFGAILRNSRGDTIATMSRPFPGCFKLEVMEALALMHSLQWMKDLQLPVDYIESNSLVVIEGLQSHCASFSDFHCLLADILLLVSNFLGV from the coding sequence ATGGAAGAACAACAACCAAACACCAACAATACAACAACAATAAATTGGTGGAAGAAATTTTGGTCACTCTCCATTCCATCTAAGGTTCAAATAATTTTCCTATGGAGAGCAATTCAAGATTGTTTACCTGTCATCGATACCCTGCATACGAGACACATAAGTGATCCTGCTCTTTGTTCTTTATATCATAGAGAGAAAGAGACTATTATACATGCTTTTTTCTTTTGCAAGCGGCCCAGGAAATTTCAAAAGTTATCAAATTTCTCCATTGATAACCTCCTTTCTAGTCACATTTCGCACAAAGAGCTCCTGATTCATGTCTCTACAATATGGTCTGATTTACAAATGGAACAATTTGCTTGCATTTTATGGAGTCTTTGGACGAAAAGATATATGGAACGTCATGGTACAAAACCACATCCAACTAAGTTGCTGCTATTCAAGACCATATCATACTTGAATGAGTTCCATTCAGTACGTAAGCCTATGGACTCTAAACTCACACATCAGCAGGCCCATTCTCAATCAATTCAACCAACACCGAAGTGGTTGAACCTACCTTTGGGTAGGCTGAAGTTAAACACTGATGCCGCTGTTAACACAGCAATGCAAACTTTTGATTTTGGTGCTATATTACGAAACAGTAGAGGTGATACCATCGCTACAATGTCAAGACCTTTCCCAGGTTGTTTTAAACTAGAAGTTATGGAAGCATTGGCCCTGATGCATAGCCTACAATGGATGAAAGACCTACAACTACCTGTTGACTATATAGAATCAAATTCTCTTGTAGTCATTGAAGGATTGCAATCTCATTGTGCTTCATTCTCAGACTTTCATTGCTTGTTGGctgatattttattattagtgTCCAATTTCCTTGGAGTGTAG